A section of the Devosia rhizoryzae genome encodes:
- a CDS encoding LacI family transcriptional regulator, with amino-acid sequence MSQQEDPPATRGKRGVKPSGKPTLKTIAQMTGLAVTTISRALNNAPELAQDTRDRVQKIAAEIGYLPDRAALRLKTGRTNVVSLILEPDEQIYGFGSYLVHGITEALRDTAYHLVITPLFRNVSPMEPIQHIVRNRMADGVIFSKAETFDERIRFLLDNDFPFVSHGRSQWPELHAFVDFDNDAYAYGATKRLAEKGCNKVSIVLPDSALTYTEHLKSGMARAAAEAGIAYEFATDINLGSATDAIRNYVTKRARRPNPPDGYVCASEVSALAVIGALNDAGLSVGEKTHVVTKQSTSMFKQFQPAAETVHEDFAEAGRNLGRTLLRRINGETEDLQYISTPKFEWAD; translated from the coding sequence TTGTCGCAGCAAGAGGATCCGCCCGCCACGCGCGGCAAGCGGGGGGTCAAGCCGTCCGGCAAGCCTACGCTCAAAACCATTGCGCAGATGACCGGGCTTGCGGTGACCACCATCTCGCGCGCGCTCAACAACGCGCCTGAACTGGCGCAGGACACGCGCGACCGGGTGCAAAAGATCGCCGCCGAGATCGGCTACCTGCCGGATCGCGCGGCTTTGCGTCTCAAGACCGGGCGCACCAATGTCGTGTCGTTGATTCTGGAGCCGGACGAGCAAATCTATGGCTTTGGCAGCTATCTGGTCCATGGCATCACCGAAGCGCTGCGCGACACCGCCTACCACCTTGTGATCACGCCGCTGTTCCGCAATGTCTCGCCCATGGAGCCGATCCAGCATATCGTGCGCAACCGCATGGCGGATGGGGTGATCTTCTCCAAGGCCGAAACCTTTGACGAGCGCATCCGCTTCCTGCTCGACAACGATTTTCCCTTTGTCAGCCACGGTCGCAGCCAATGGCCGGAACTGCACGCTTTTGTCGACTTCGACAACGACGCCTATGCCTATGGAGCGACCAAGAGGCTGGCGGAAAAAGGCTGCAACAAGGTCTCGATCGTTCTGCCGGACAGCGCGCTGACCTATACCGAGCACCTGAAGTCGGGCATGGCACGCGCGGCGGCTGAAGCCGGCATCGCCTATGAGTTTGCCACCGACATCAACCTTGGCAGCGCCACCGACGCGATCCGAAACTATGTGACCAAGCGGGCGCGGCGGCCCAATCCGCCCGACGGCTATGTTTGTGCTTCGGAAGTGTCGGCGCTGGCAGTAATCGGCGCGCTCAACGATGCCGGGCTCTCCGTGGGCGAAAAGACCCATGTCGTGACCAAGCAGTCGACCTCGATGTTCAAGCAGTTCCAGCCAGCGGCCGAGACGGTGCACGAGGACTTTGCCGAGGCGGGACGGAACCTGGGTCGCACCTTGCTGCGGCGGATCAACGGTGAAACCGAGGACCTGCAGTATATTTCAACGCCCAAGTTCGAGTGGGCGGACTAG
- the phnN gene encoding phosphonate metabolism protein/1,5-bisphosphokinase (PRPP-forming) PhnN: MSDRPPGTLVLVVGPSGVGKDTLISGARVALDGDKRFSFVRRLVTRPADIDLEDHVSMEADEFAKAAAAGRFALSWQAHGLDYALPIGVDTDLALGRVVVANISRHAVPTAIGKYPLCRVMQVSAEISLRAARLAKRGRENHDQIVARLAREGAALPADIEPIVIDNSSSVSIGVTAFVMTLRRIAEE, encoded by the coding sequence TTGAGCGACAGGCCGCCGGGAACGCTGGTTCTGGTCGTCGGCCCCTCCGGGGTCGGCAAGGACACGCTGATCAGTGGCGCCCGGGTGGCACTCGATGGCGACAAGCGCTTCAGCTTCGTGCGCCGCCTAGTCACCCGTCCGGCCGATATCGACCTTGAAGACCATGTCAGCATGGAAGCCGACGAGTTTGCTAAGGCGGCGGCAGCGGGGCGCTTTGCCCTATCCTGGCAGGCGCATGGGCTGGACTATGCCCTGCCGATCGGGGTGGACACCGACCTGGCGCTGGGCCGGGTAGTCGTTGCCAATATCTCGCGTCACGCTGTCCCGACGGCGATCGGCAAATATCCACTTTGTCGCGTGATGCAGGTTTCGGCTGAAATCTCCCTGCGTGCAGCACGCCTCGCCAAGCGCGGACGGGAAAACCACGATCAGATTGTTGCACGGCTGGCGCGAGAAGGGGCAGCGTTGCCTGCCGATATCGAGCCGATCGTCATCGATAATTCCAGCTCTGTTAGCATCGGCGTCACGGCCTTTGTAATGACCTTGCGCCGCATCGCGGAAGAGTGA
- a CDS encoding alpha-D-ribose 1-methylphosphonate 5-triphosphate diphosphatase, with protein sequence MSVFRNAKIVLADEVITGSVRVENGRITSIDAGQSREGEDFGGDYLIPGLVELHTDHLENHYRPRPGVFWDPLAALHAHDAQIAGSGITTVFDAVRIGSDVDLPDMLVHAQELVHAVRSGSEAGWLRSEHFIHLRCELPSHDVVAHFDALADHSSTRLASVMDHTPGQRQFRKMADYLRFYAPKMGKTEADMNAYVDARLAEQAQYSAANRQALVERARAMGIAIASHDDATIEHVEQAEHDGVAIAEFPTTLEAAAAAHDAGLAILMGAPNVVRGRSHSGNVSATDLMTAGLLNILSSDYVPFALLQAVFLLPSRVAGLDLPRALATVTSNPARAAGLDDRGEIAVEKRADLVRVAADAPLPVVRGVWREGKRVS encoded by the coding sequence ATGAGTGTCTTCCGCAATGCCAAGATCGTCCTTGCGGATGAAGTGATCACCGGCAGCGTCCGCGTCGAAAATGGCCGCATCACCTCTATCGACGCGGGCCAAAGCCGCGAGGGCGAGGATTTCGGTGGCGATTACTTGATCCCCGGACTTGTCGAACTGCACACCGATCATCTCGAAAACCACTATCGCCCGCGGCCGGGCGTGTTCTGGGACCCCTTGGCCGCGCTCCATGCCCATGATGCGCAGATCGCAGGCTCGGGCATCACCACGGTATTCGACGCGGTGCGAATCGGCTCCGATGTGGATCTGCCCGATATGCTGGTCCATGCGCAGGAACTGGTCCACGCGGTGCGGTCCGGCAGCGAAGCGGGCTGGCTGCGCTCGGAGCACTTTATCCACCTGCGCTGCGAATTGCCCAGCCACGACGTGGTCGCCCATTTTGATGCCTTGGCCGATCATTCCTCAACCAGGCTGGCCTCGGTCATGGACCACACGCCGGGGCAGCGCCAGTTCCGCAAGATGGCCGATTACCTGCGCTTCTATGCCCCCAAGATGGGCAAGACCGAGGCGGACATGAATGCCTATGTCGATGCGCGGCTGGCCGAGCAGGCTCAATATTCTGCCGCCAACCGGCAGGCACTGGTGGAGCGTGCACGGGCAATGGGCATCGCGATTGCCAGCCATGATGATGCGACCATCGAGCATGTGGAGCAAGCCGAGCACGACGGTGTCGCCATTGCCGAATTTCCGACGACGCTCGAGGCGGCCGCCGCAGCGCATGACGCCGGATTGGCTATCCTGATGGGTGCGCCCAATGTCGTGCGCGGCCGATCCCATTCCGGCAATGTCTCGGCCACAGACCTGATGACCGCAGGTCTCCTTAATATACTGTCGTCGGATTACGTGCCGTTTGCCCTGTTGCAGGCCGTGTTCCTGCTGCCCAGCCGGGTAGCAGGCCTTGACCTTCCCCGCGCGCTCGCTACCGTGACAAGCAATCCGGCGCGTGCCGCCGGGCTCGACGATCGCGGCGAGATCGCGGTGGAGAAGCGGGCCGATCTGGTGCGGGTGGCAGCCGATGCGCCGCTGCCGGTAGTGCGTGGCGTATGGCGGGAAGGAAAACGGGTCAGTTGA
- a CDS encoding DUF1045 domain-containing protein, with the protein MPQRFAIYYAPSMSDPLWDRSSVWLGRDPATGELFEGTVAGIERTRLLNLTQSASRYGFHATIKPPMALAAGATLEDLQGALTEFAKNAQPVELGHLRLADLDGFLALVPTEENNPALQDFAAHVVESFEPLRAPLSPRDFAARLAKGLTPRQEELLEAYGYPYVFDEFRFHMTLTDRLGEDDREDLKSAAQTWFGPALEEPVTLDRLVLFSEGESGNLFVRLGEYRLGQ; encoded by the coding sequence ATGCCGCAAAGATTCGCTATCTATTACGCCCCGTCTATGTCCGACCCGCTTTGGGACCGCTCCTCCGTCTGGCTTGGCCGCGATCCGGCGACCGGCGAGTTGTTCGAGGGCACCGTTGCCGGCATCGAACGCACCCGGCTCCTGAACCTGACGCAGTCAGCCAGCCGCTATGGTTTTCACGCCACGATCAAGCCGCCTATGGCGCTCGCCGCGGGGGCCACACTTGAAGATCTGCAAGGGGCTTTGACCGAGTTTGCCAAGAATGCGCAGCCGGTCGAGCTTGGACACCTGCGCCTGGCCGACCTCGATGGCTTCCTGGCCCTGGTTCCGACCGAAGAGAACAATCCGGCGCTGCAGGACTTTGCCGCTCATGTGGTGGAAAGCTTCGAGCCTTTGCGCGCGCCTTTAAGCCCGCGCGACTTTGCGGCGCGGCTGGCCAAGGGATTGACGCCGCGGCAGGAAGAGCTGCTGGAGGCCTATGGCTACCCATACGTTTTTGACGAATTCCGCTTCCATATGACGCTGACGGACCGGCTGGGCGAGGATGATCGGGAGGACCTCAAGAGCGCGGCGCAAACCTGGTTTGGTCCGGCCCTCGAAGAGCCCGTGACGCTTGATCGTCTCGTGCTGTTTTCGGAAGGGGAAAGCGGCAATCTTTTCGTGCGGCTCGGCGAGTACAGGCTTGGCCAATGA
- a CDS encoding glycerate kinase type-2 family protein, with protein sequence MDRTLLEALFRHAVAAAQPSLAVARHLPPPPRGRTVVVGAGKASAQMARAFELAWPGELSGLVVTSYGHAEHCDRIEIIEAAHPVPDAAGLDAAQRLKALVGGLTEDDLVVALISGGGSSLLPSPAEGLTLADEQAINRALLASGAPIGVMNLIRNQFSTIKGGRLAALAAPARVATLVVSDVPGDDPALVASGPTIPIRGDRAEARRLAELYRLDLPQAARTLLAGDQNLPPGPADPLFALNSVEAIASAALSLDAAADFARQHGVEAAILSDAIEGEARDVAQVHAAIAREVLLRNRPFKKPVVLFSGGETTVTLRGKGRGGRNGEFLLALALAIDGTQGISALAADTDGIDGSENNAGALCDGSSARRMREAGIDPRAALANNDAYTAFAAIGDLIETGPTGTNVNDFRAILIR encoded by the coding sequence ATGGACAGAACCCTGCTCGAAGCCTTGTTCCGCCATGCCGTCGCCGCAGCGCAGCCTTCACTTGCGGTCGCCCGGCACCTGCCCCCGCCACCGCGGGGGCGCACTGTCGTGGTCGGCGCGGGCAAGGCCTCGGCCCAGATGGCACGGGCGTTCGAGCTGGCCTGGCCCGGTGAGCTCAGTGGTCTTGTTGTCACCAGCTATGGCCATGCCGAACACTGCGACAGGATCGAGATCATCGAAGCCGCGCATCCCGTGCCGGACGCGGCAGGCCTCGATGCCGCTCAGCGGCTCAAGGCCTTGGTCGGCGGCCTGACCGAGGACGATCTCGTCGTCGCGTTGATATCAGGAGGCGGCTCATCGCTGCTGCCGTCGCCCGCCGAAGGGCTGACGCTGGCGGACGAGCAGGCCATCAATCGAGCCCTCCTCGCATCCGGCGCGCCGATCGGGGTCATGAATCTCATCCGCAACCAGTTCTCCACCATCAAAGGCGGTCGCCTGGCCGCCCTTGCCGCCCCCGCGCGGGTCGCGACGCTTGTCGTCTCCGATGTGCCGGGAGACGATCCGGCCCTGGTCGCATCCGGGCCGACCATCCCGATCAGGGGTGACCGCGCCGAAGCCCGGCGCCTAGCCGAACTTTACCGCCTCGACTTGCCCCAAGCCGCCCGCACCCTGCTGGCAGGTGATCAAAATCTGCCGCCCGGGCCCGCCGATCCGCTGTTTGCGCTTAACAGCGTTGAAGCCATTGCCTCGGCGGCCCTGTCGCTCGACGCGGCTGCCGATTTCGCGCGCCAGCACGGCGTTGAGGCTGCCATTCTCTCCGACGCCATCGAGGGCGAAGCCCGCGACGTTGCCCAGGTGCACGCCGCCATCGCTCGCGAAGTTCTCTTGCGCAATCGGCCGTTCAAAAAGCCCGTCGTCCTGTTTTCGGGCGGTGAAACCACGGTCACGCTGCGTGGCAAAGGCCGCGGCGGCCGCAATGGGGAGTTCCTGCTGGCGCTCGCGCTCGCCATCGACGGCACTCAAGGCATTTCCGCTCTTGCTGCGGATACCGACGGTATCGATGGCTCGGAGAACAATGCCGGCGCCCTTTGCGACGGCAGTTCTGCGCGGCGCATGCGTGAAGCAGGCATCGACCCCAGGGCAGCGCTTGCGAACAACGATGCCTATACAGCCTTCGCTGCCATCGGCGACCTGATCGAGACCGGACCGACCGGGACCAATGTCAACGACTTCCGCGCCATTCTCATCCGCTAG
- a CDS encoding VOC family protein — MAKAIGIGGVFFRSKDNSLLANWYSTHLGVEEFWTQQAGFTVFSPFKETSDYFPAEKQWMIDFRVDDLDGLLDQLRSAGIEIETRAEWDTPESGRFARIHDPEGNPIELWEPPPPAPTA; from the coding sequence ATGGCAAAGGCGATCGGCATTGGCGGCGTGTTCTTCCGCTCAAAGGATAACAGCCTGTTAGCAAACTGGTATTCTACGCACCTTGGCGTCGAAGAATTTTGGACACAACAGGCTGGTTTCACGGTCTTTTCGCCATTCAAGGAGACGTCCGACTACTTTCCGGCCGAAAAGCAGTGGATGATCGATTTCAGGGTCGATGACCTCGATGGCTTGTTGGATCAACTGCGGAGCGCCGGCATCGAGATCGAGACACGGGCAGAGTGGGACACGCCGGAATCCGGGCGTTTCGCCCGTATCCACGACCCCGAAGGCAACCCGATCGAGCTCTGGGAACCGCCGCCGCCTGCTCCCACTGCCTAA
- a CDS encoding Gfo/Idh/MocA family protein, whose protein sequence is MAKRKIAVIGVGKIAQDQHLPVIDASDDFELAATVSSRGVGHNDVPVFRTAAELYAEMPEVGLVSICTPPGVRHTLVREALDAGKDVMMEKPPTTTISELDDIVAHAARLDRVLFQTWHSQYNAAVDRTQKIVADQNVKSVRIDWRESVRKWHPGQDWVWEPGGFGVCDPGINAFSIFTKIMPFPVFVESAKLTFPANRQTPVDVEARFKSGQPHQPDLSAGFNWLEENGEVWTITMVTGTGDELKLERGGRTLRINGEVVLEHGDREYAGIYDRFADLLDTRQSDVDAAPLRLMSDVFFLGARENGPDFHW, encoded by the coding sequence ATGGCCAAGCGCAAAATCGCTGTGATCGGTGTGGGCAAGATCGCGCAGGACCAGCATCTGCCGGTGATTGATGCCTCGGACGATTTCGAGCTGGCCGCGACGGTCTCCAGCCGTGGCGTCGGGCATAACGACGTGCCGGTTTTCCGAACCGCCGCCGAGCTTTACGCCGAGATGCCGGAGGTGGGCCTTGTTTCCATCTGCACCCCGCCCGGCGTTCGCCACACCCTCGTTCGCGAGGCTCTGGACGCAGGCAAGGACGTGATGATGGAAAAGCCCCCTACCACCACGATCTCCGAGCTCGACGACATTGTCGCCCATGCCGCGCGGCTCGACCGCGTGCTGTTCCAGACCTGGCACAGCCAGTACAATGCGGCTGTCGACCGAACGCAGAAGATCGTGGCAGATCAGAACGTCAAGTCCGTCCGGATCGACTGGCGCGAAAGCGTGCGCAAATGGCATCCTGGGCAGGACTGGGTCTGGGAGCCCGGCGGTTTCGGCGTCTGCGACCCTGGTATCAATGCCTTTTCGATCTTCACCAAGATCATGCCCTTCCCGGTTTTCGTCGAAAGCGCCAAGCTGACATTCCCGGCCAACCGGCAGACCCCGGTCGACGTGGAGGCTCGCTTCAAATCCGGCCAGCCGCACCAGCCTGACCTATCTGCGGGCTTCAACTGGCTCGAAGAAAACGGAGAAGTCTGGACCATCACCATGGTGACCGGCACCGGCGACGAGCTCAAGCTCGAACGCGGCGGCCGGACCCTGCGCATCAATGGCGAGGTTGTCCTAGAACATGGCGACCGCGAATATGCCGGCATCTATGACCGCTTCGCCGACCTCCTCGACACGCGCCAGAGCGATGTCGATGCCGCCCCGCTGCGGCTGATGAGCGATGTGTTCTTCCTGGGCGCCCGCGAGAACGGACCTGATTTCCACTGGTAG
- a CDS encoding DUF1365 domain-containing protein, whose protein sequence is MSGGSAIYVGHVVHQRHRPKKHHLRYRVFSVLIDLADLPRLNGLRLFGYNRPALFSIVDRDQADGGDPRQWVARQLRDHGLPGPGRIRLLCYPRILGYVFNPLTVWFCDDAAGRPLATIYEVHNTFGERHTYVLPAEGEQAAEKSFYVSPFIGPDCRYEFRLSQPGERILVAINETQDGEPLLYAAFSGKAQPFTDRTLIKLFFTHPLMTLKVTTAIHWEAVRLLLKGIKIRRYTDRARRA, encoded by the coding sequence ATGAGCGGGGGCTCTGCCATTTATGTCGGCCATGTCGTGCACCAGCGGCATCGGCCCAAAAAGCATCACCTGCGCTACCGGGTTTTCTCGGTCCTGATCGATCTGGCTGACCTGCCGCGTTTGAACGGCTTGCGCCTCTTCGGTTACAACCGTCCGGCGCTGTTCTCCATTGTCGATCGGGACCAGGCTGATGGCGGTGATCCTCGCCAATGGGTCGCCCGGCAGTTGCGCGATCACGGCCTGCCGGGGCCCGGCCGCATCCGGCTGCTCTGCTACCCGCGCATCCTGGGCTACGTCTTCAATCCGCTGACCGTCTGGTTCTGCGACGATGCGGCGGGAAGGCCGCTCGCAACGATCTATGAGGTCCACAATACCTTCGGCGAGCGTCATACCTATGTGCTGCCCGCCGAGGGGGAACAGGCTGCGGAGAAGAGCTTTTATGTCTCGCCCTTTATCGGCCCCGATTGCCGCTATGAGTTCCGCCTGAGCCAACCGGGCGAGCGCATTCTGGTGGCAATCAACGAGACACAGGACGGGGAGCCGCTGCTTTATGCGGCCTTTTCAGGCAAGGCCCAGCCCTTCACCGACCGGACCCTTATCAAGCTCTTCTTTACGCACCCGCTGATGACGCTCAAAGTCACCACCGCCATTCACTGGGAAGCGGTGCGGCTGCTGCTCAAGGGCATCAAGATCCGCCGCTACACCGATCGGGCGAGAAGAGCCTGA
- a CDS encoding NAD(P)/FAD-dependent oxidoreductase: protein MFHGAGSFSSSEPVRQRIAVVGSGISGLSAAWLLAQTNDVVLYEADDRVGGHANTVDVPGTGPVDTGFIVYNEQNYPNFTAMMAHFGVESRKSRMSFSASLDQGGFEYSGEGLGGLLAQKRNAFRPRFWALLRDVLRFYKEAPEVLDRPDLQQLTLDEYLVTQRYSQSFVDDHLLPLAAAIWSSTARDIRAYPLLAFVRFFQSHNLLQLWDRPQWRTVKGGSRAYVSALLSRFAGTVRLSTPVVSVQRDTHGVTLVDAKGGAGRFDQVLIATHADQALRMLDQPSKDERELLGAFAYTRNTAVLHADAGFMPRRRRVWSSWNYIAVDHERGTHPLCVSYWMNHLHGLSGRNLFVTLNPPRDPEQELARFEYTHPLFDATAIAAQQDLWRIQGQNRTWFAGAHFGRGFHEDGLQSGLAAAEAMGSLPRPWSLANPSSRITLAPPAAQAA, encoded by the coding sequence ATGTTTCATGGAGCCGGCAGCTTCTCGAGTTCGGAGCCTGTGCGCCAGCGCATTGCAGTGGTCGGCAGCGGTATTTCCGGCCTTTCGGCAGCATGGCTCCTGGCTCAGACGAACGATGTCGTTCTCTATGAAGCCGATGACCGCGTCGGCGGCCACGCCAATACCGTTGATGTCCCGGGTACCGGGCCGGTCGATACCGGCTTCATCGTTTATAACGAACAGAACTACCCCAACTTTACGGCCATGATGGCCCATTTCGGGGTAGAGAGCCGCAAGTCGCGGATGTCGTTTTCCGCTTCGCTCGATCAAGGCGGCTTCGAATATTCCGGGGAGGGACTTGGCGGCTTGCTGGCGCAGAAGCGCAACGCCTTTCGTCCGCGATTCTGGGCTCTGCTGCGGGACGTGCTGCGCTTCTACAAGGAAGCGCCAGAAGTCCTCGACCGTCCCGATCTGCAGCAGCTGACGCTTGACGAATACCTCGTCACCCAGCGCTATTCGCAGTCCTTTGTCGACGACCATCTGCTGCCGCTTGCTGCGGCGATCTGGTCCTCGACGGCCAGGGATATCCGAGCCTATCCGCTTCTCGCCTTTGTCCGGTTTTTTCAAAGCCACAACCTGTTGCAGCTTTGGGATCGTCCACAATGGCGCACGGTCAAAGGCGGCAGTCGCGCCTATGTCAGCGCGCTGCTGTCGCGTTTCGCCGGAACAGTGCGATTATCGACGCCGGTTGTCAGCGTCCAGCGCGACACACATGGCGTTACGCTGGTCGATGCCAAAGGCGGCGCCGGCCGTTTCGACCAGGTCTTGATTGCCACTCATGCCGACCAGGCGCTCCGCATGCTCGACCAACCCAGCAAGGACGAACGGGAGCTGCTCGGCGCCTTTGCTTACACGCGCAACACGGCGGTGCTCCATGCCGACGCCGGGTTCATGCCGCGGCGCCGCCGCGTCTGGAGCAGCTGGAATTATATCGCTGTCGATCATGAGCGAGGCACCCACCCCCTTTGCGTGAGCTACTGGATGAACCATTTGCATGGGCTTTCGGGACGAAATCTTTTCGTCACGCTGAACCCGCCACGGGATCCGGAGCAGGAACTGGCGCGATTCGAGTACACGCACCCCCTCTTTGACGCGACGGCGATTGCCGCGCAGCAGGACCTCTGGCGCATCCAGGGCCAGAACCGCACCTGGTTTGCCGGCGCCCATTTCGGCCGCGGCTTCCATGAGGATGGTTTGCAGTCGGGCCTTGCTGCCGCCGAAGCCATGGGATCGCTGCCGCGGCCCTGGAGCCTTGCCAATCCGTCGAGCCGCATCACCCTCGCGCCGCCGGCTGCGCAGGCAGCATGA
- a CDS encoding sigma-70 family RNA polymerase sigma factor yields MTTEHSSASPGDDLGARIVAIAASSDMDAFEALFRDFSPRVRAYLLKMTRDAQVSEDLMQETMLAIWRKAGQYDPARGPASAWIYTIARNIWIDAWRRQRRPALDPDDPALSAEPEPDAPRQIETRQSQEAVRRAMERLPAEQVDIIRLSFFEEASHSTIAARLGLPIGTVKSRIRLAFGRLRAALDEQQ; encoded by the coding sequence GTGACCACAGAGCACAGTTCCGCTTCGCCGGGTGACGACCTGGGCGCCCGGATTGTGGCCATCGCCGCCTCCTCCGACATGGACGCGTTTGAAGCGCTGTTCCGCGACTTTTCGCCCCGGGTGCGCGCTTACCTTTTGAAGATGACTCGCGATGCGCAGGTGTCCGAAGACTTGATGCAGGAGACGATGCTGGCGATATGGCGCAAGGCCGGGCAGTACGATCCCGCGCGCGGTCCGGCTTCGGCCTGGATCTATACGATAGCCCGCAATATCTGGATCGACGCCTGGCGGCGGCAGCGCCGGCCAGCCTTGGACCCCGACGATCCGGCGCTTAGCGCCGAGCCGGAACCCGATGCGCCGCGGCAGATCGAGACGCGGCAAAGCCAGGAAGCAGTGCGCCGCGCCATGGAACGCCTGCCCGCTGAACAGGTCGACATCATCCGCCTCTCGTTTTTCGAGGAAGCTTCACACAGCACGATCGCGGCCCGGCTGGGTCTGCCGATCGGCACGGTCAAGTCGCGTATCAGGCTCGCCTTCGGACGGCTGCGGGCTGCACTGGACGAGCAACAATGA
- a CDS encoding ChrR family anti-sigma-E factor, whose amino-acid sequence MTIRHHLNDDLLIGYASGNLSEGWSLAVATHLAMCSACRKNLAVAEAAGGVLLEAIEPVGGDERSWEALKSRLLSEPTPPIKPKVQPPSALIPEPLRSYLGADLADLKWRRVGTAHQILIKTEDRETQVRLLRIPAGKPVPEHSHGGRELTVVLTGAFHDEIDQFGPGDIEDADGSLTHQPVANAEADCICLAVTDAPLKFTSRLVRLVQPFLGI is encoded by the coding sequence ATGACCATACGTCATCACCTGAACGACGATCTTCTGATCGGCTATGCATCGGGCAATCTGTCGGAAGGCTGGTCGCTTGCCGTGGCGACGCACCTGGCCATGTGCAGCGCATGCCGCAAGAACCTCGCGGTGGCGGAAGCTGCTGGCGGCGTGTTGCTGGAAGCCATCGAGCCGGTTGGCGGGGATGAGCGATCCTGGGAAGCACTTAAGTCGCGCCTTTTGAGCGAACCCACACCTCCAATCAAGCCCAAGGTGCAGCCTCCAAGCGCGTTGATCCCCGAGCCGCTGCGCTCCTATCTTGGCGCCGATCTGGCGGACCTCAAATGGCGCAGGGTCGGCACGGCGCACCAGATCCTGATCAAGACGGAGGATCGCGAGACCCAGGTTCGCCTCCTGCGCATTCCGGCCGGCAAGCCCGTGCCCGAGCACAGCCATGGCGGACGCGAGCTGACCGTGGTGCTGACCGGCGCTTTCCATGACGAGATCGATCAGTTCGGCCCCGGTGATATCGAAGATGCCGACGGCTCGCTGACCCATCAGCCGGTGGCCAATGCCGAAGCCGATTGCATCTGCCTTGCCGTGACCGACGCGCCGCTCAAGTTCACCAGCCGTCTCGTGCGGCTCGTGCAGCCGTTCCTGGGTATCTAG
- a CDS encoding DUF2177 family protein produces MPGPGLLTLLAAYAGTGAVFLALDFLWLALVAVGFYRAEIGPLLLGKFNMAPAGIFYLFYVAGIVGFAIVPALATQSWLWALAAGVALGFIAYGTYNMSNLATLKGWSAKLSLVDMLWGAALSGVAALAGYWMAQLTA; encoded by the coding sequence ATGCCGGGACCCGGCCTGCTGACGCTCCTTGCGGCCTATGCCGGCACAGGCGCCGTGTTCCTTGCGCTGGACTTCCTGTGGCTGGCGCTTGTCGCCGTAGGCTTTTATCGCGCCGAAATCGGGCCGCTGCTGCTTGGCAAATTCAACATGGCGCCGGCCGGAATTTTCTACCTGTTCTATGTCGCCGGTATTGTGGGCTTTGCCATCGTTCCGGCACTTGCCACGCAGTCCTGGCTCTGGGCTTTAGCGGCTGGTGTGGCCCTGGGGTTTATCGCTTATGGCACCTATAACATGAGCAACCTGGCGACGCTTAAAGGCTGGTCGGCCAAGTTGTCCCTTGTGGACATGCTCTGGGGCGCTGCGCTCAGCGGTGTTGCGGCGCTTGCCGGCTACTGGATGGCGCAGCTTACCGCTTGA